From a single Gimesia fumaroli genomic region:
- a CDS encoding PVC-type heme-binding CxxCH protein, with protein MKHFFHPVADAPLKSACRIVSLCLTLLVVNFASAAPLVYEGTEGVGKGKHIVFLAGDHEYRSEESLPELARILAKHHGFKCTVLFNIDPETGEIVAGNSNIPGMESLDSADLAVVFLRFQNLPKEQMQHFVDYLKRGGPVVGMRTSTHAFNMPASAPFSEYSYNSKDKNYEKGFGHQVLGQTWVGHYGTNHKQSTRISIIDDKKQHPILRGVKDIWVQAGGYVGKPIDGEVLTMAQPLNGMKPDSPADETKPPMPSEWTRTYTSPSGKKGRVFTTLYGTPEDLLNDGYRRMLVNACFWALGMEDAIKADANVAFVGPFEPNTFGFGTYAHGIKPEAYAGFTSPIPANHNTKRTDSPKKPAPKKKNAKAKKSKKSTASLVTGKPARFVRIELPGNKRILTLAEVEVISGGKNVAKGGKATQSSTMGPGVAAKALDGNKSADWGKGGQTHTANAGTKNPWWEVDLGRDVDVEKVGIWNRSGFEGRLEDFTLTLLDANRKPVFRITDVAAPFTMEIDVKKRGNLEYLTFAGKPGVPYKSTSKSVGAESHSKTVDPTLVDVPANYRDPIPFAFQKGDVVAILGNGLPDRMQHDGWLETLLQSELQGKQVRFRNMSASGDRVDSFPRSKGAATITEYLRHVKADVVFAFFGYNESFEGVKKAGEYQRKLIDFVKKTRGSKANGKSFPRIVLFSPIAHEDTGSKNVPDGKAHNIQLAAYTKATAAAAREAGVAYVDLFHPSLQMFKESSTPLTINGVHLTAEGNKQLAEVISSALFGHQVTASQTMEPLRSAVLDKAYKWNNRYRARDGNDVWGGRSILKFTNDQTNAVVLQHELSMLDVMTNNRDARIWALAKGQDLKVDDSNVPNPVKVISNVGGGSKSSSAMKEGNLNYISGEEAIKHMAVADGFEVSLFADEKQFPELVNPVQMQFDTKGRLWAAVWPTYPKWEPLKEMNDALIILHDDNNDGKADRVTEFARIQNPLGFEFWNGGVLVASAPEIVFLKDTDGDDVADVRTVLLQGLDSSDTHHAANNLIYGPDGAIYWQSGVFMVHNHEHPWGPSLQASESAMYRFDPRRFTISMHAVNSPNPHGIAFDYWGYHYATDGTGGRAYQVRPDKGGFKMHELLKKEVRPVTASEVVSSAHFPESMQGDFLICNVIGFLGIKHYDLARDGEKGTVWGEPAGADLTVTRLNADGSKTEDKSKGLMMSGDKNFRPADAIFAPDGSLYFCDWHNVIIGHMQHNVRDPNRDHQHGRIYRMTAKGRPLQKPVAIDGQPIAALLDNLKSPIDGIRHRTRVELSERDSADVIAATKEWIKQFDPNKKEDAHHLLEALWLHQQHNDRNLELLGVLLKSPEPHARIAANTVKHLWFNVEGTMRGGVIAETEEAETQKSGILSDTPELTTIRIGTVRERMRYDVTKLTVKPGKKVKLTFANPDYMPHNIMLVNPGKADEVGLAAIALGASGFSVGFIPESKEILWHSKLVDHGQEEVIEFVAPTKEGAYPYICSFPGHHLLMRGTMYVTNDLKTFLEKNPEQVTKVTQWKLADLEKDVKRVGQHRNFMRGKEIFTKLACAQCHKLDKDSVTLGKNLSVGPNLDEVVKKHKHDAKAILAEILEPSRKIEDKYKTVLLLLEDGRSLNGNIVAEDKTSLTLVTGPPQVKEQKILKSDIDFQRSSPVSIMPANLLNTLDKEQILDLLAYVLSGGNEKDPAFHHHH; from the coding sequence ATGAAACATTTTTTCCATCCCGTTGCAGACGCACCTCTGAAATCCGCTTGCCGGATTGTTTCTCTCTGTTTAACGCTCCTTGTCGTCAACTTCGCCAGTGCCGCGCCGCTGGTTTATGAAGGGACTGAGGGAGTGGGCAAAGGAAAGCATATCGTTTTCCTGGCCGGCGATCACGAATACCGTTCTGAAGAATCGCTACCGGAACTGGCACGCATTCTGGCGAAGCATCACGGCTTCAAGTGCACCGTGCTGTTTAATATTGATCCGGAAACGGGTGAAATCGTGGCGGGCAATTCGAACATTCCCGGCATGGAATCGCTCGATTCGGCAGATCTGGCAGTCGTCTTTCTACGGTTTCAGAATCTCCCCAAAGAACAGATGCAGCATTTCGTGGATTATCTCAAACGGGGTGGCCCGGTGGTCGGCATGCGAACTTCAACGCACGCATTCAATATGCCTGCCTCTGCTCCCTTCTCAGAATATTCCTATAACAGTAAAGACAAAAACTACGAGAAGGGTTTTGGGCATCAGGTGTTGGGGCAGACCTGGGTGGGGCACTATGGAACCAACCATAAGCAGAGCACACGCATCAGCATTATTGATGATAAAAAGCAGCATCCGATTTTACGTGGCGTGAAAGACATCTGGGTGCAGGCGGGCGGTTATGTCGGCAAGCCCATCGATGGTGAAGTATTGACGATGGCGCAGCCGCTAAACGGCATGAAGCCGGATTCTCCGGCTGATGAAACGAAGCCGCCGATGCCTTCGGAGTGGACGCGAACATATACTTCTCCATCCGGCAAAAAGGGCCGCGTGTTTACGACGTTGTATGGAACGCCCGAAGATCTGTTGAATGACGGCTACCGGCGGATGCTGGTTAACGCGTGTTTCTGGGCGCTGGGTATGGAAGACGCGATCAAAGCAGACGCTAATGTGGCTTTCGTGGGACCGTTCGAACCAAATACGTTTGGCTTCGGAACTTACGCGCACGGGATCAAGCCGGAAGCGTATGCCGGATTCACAAGTCCGATTCCTGCTAACCACAATACGAAGCGAACCGATTCCCCAAAGAAACCCGCTCCCAAAAAGAAAAACGCGAAGGCAAAAAAGTCCAAGAAATCAACCGCATCACTCGTGACCGGTAAGCCGGCACGTTTTGTGCGCATTGAACTGCCGGGCAATAAACGCATTTTGACGCTGGCGGAAGTCGAAGTGATCAGCGGTGGAAAAAATGTCGCGAAAGGTGGCAAGGCGACTCAGTCAAGCACAATGGGGCCCGGAGTCGCCGCGAAGGCACTCGATGGCAATAAAAGTGCTGACTGGGGCAAAGGCGGGCAGACTCATACTGCTAATGCAGGAACGAAAAATCCCTGGTGGGAAGTTGATCTTGGTCGGGATGTCGACGTGGAAAAGGTGGGTATCTGGAACCGGAGTGGGTTCGAAGGCCGCCTGGAAGATTTCACACTGACGCTACTGGATGCGAATCGCAAACCGGTGTTCCGCATCACGGACGTGGCTGCTCCTTTTACGATGGAGATTGATGTCAAGAAACGAGGAAATTTGGAATACCTGACCTTCGCTGGAAAACCGGGTGTGCCTTATAAGTCGACTTCCAAATCGGTCGGTGCAGAGTCACACAGTAAAACGGTGGATCCGACGCTGGTTGACGTGCCGGCCAACTACCGCGATCCGATTCCGTTTGCTTTTCAAAAAGGGGATGTCGTTGCCATTCTCGGTAATGGACTACCCGATCGGATGCAGCATGATGGCTGGCTGGAAACGCTGCTCCAGAGTGAGCTGCAAGGCAAGCAGGTCCGTTTTCGCAATATGAGCGCGAGTGGCGATCGTGTGGATTCGTTCCCGCGCAGCAAAGGTGCCGCCACGATTACCGAATATCTGCGGCATGTGAAGGCGGACGTCGTGTTTGCATTCTTCGGGTATAACGAATCATTTGAAGGCGTGAAAAAGGCGGGCGAGTATCAGAGAAAACTCATTGATTTTGTCAAAAAGACCCGTGGCTCGAAGGCGAACGGAAAATCGTTCCCGCGGATTGTGTTGTTCAGCCCGATCGCACATGAAGACACCGGCAGCAAAAACGTTCCTGACGGCAAAGCGCATAACATTCAACTGGCTGCCTATACCAAAGCAACGGCAGCCGCGGCCCGTGAAGCGGGAGTGGCGTATGTGGACCTGTTCCATCCTTCCCTGCAGATGTTCAAAGAGTCGAGCACACCTCTGACCATCAACGGCGTGCATCTGACGGCAGAAGGGAACAAACAACTGGCGGAAGTGATTTCATCCGCTCTGTTTGGTCATCAGGTGACTGCGTCGCAAACGATGGAGCCCCTGCGGTCGGCTGTACTGGATAAGGCTTATAAGTGGAATAACCGCTATCGCGCCCGTGACGGGAATGACGTCTGGGGCGGCCGATCCATTCTCAAGTTCACGAACGATCAAACCAACGCCGTTGTTTTACAGCATGAACTTTCGATGCTGGACGTGATGACGAACAATCGCGATGCCCGAATCTGGGCGCTTGCCAAAGGGCAGGATCTGAAAGTTGACGACAGCAACGTGCCGAATCCGGTGAAAGTGATTTCGAATGTTGGCGGGGGGAGCAAAAGTTCCAGCGCAATGAAAGAGGGGAACCTGAACTATATCAGCGGTGAAGAAGCCATCAAGCATATGGCGGTTGCTGACGGGTTTGAGGTGAGCCTGTTCGCCGATGAAAAACAGTTTCCTGAACTGGTTAATCCGGTACAGATGCAGTTTGATACCAAGGGGCGCCTGTGGGCGGCTGTCTGGCCGACATATCCCAAGTGGGAACCGCTGAAAGAGATGAACGATGCGTTGATCATTTTGCACGATGACAACAACGATGGCAAAGCAGATCGCGTGACCGAGTTTGCCCGCATCCAGAATCCACTTGGTTTTGAGTTCTGGAATGGCGGCGTGCTGGTTGCTTCCGCGCCGGAAATTGTGTTCCTGAAAGATACTGACGGCGACGACGTCGCCGATGTGCGTACCGTGTTGCTGCAAGGTCTGGATTCTTCGGATACCCATCACGCGGCGAATAATTTGATCTATGGCCCCGATGGCGCCATTTACTGGCAGAGCGGCGTATTCATGGTGCATAACCACGAACATCCCTGGGGGCCTTCTCTGCAAGCCAGTGAATCGGCCATGTATCGCTTCGATCCGCGGCGCTTCACCATTTCGATGCATGCCGTCAATTCGCCGAACCCGCATGGGATTGCGTTTGACTACTGGGGTTATCATTACGCAACCGATGGGACTGGCGGTCGTGCGTATCAGGTTCGTCCGGATAAGGGCGGGTTCAAAATGCACGAGCTCTTGAAGAAAGAAGTGCGGCCCGTGACGGCCAGCGAAGTGGTCAGCAGTGCTCACTTCCCGGAGTCCATGCAAGGCGACTTTTTGATCTGTAATGTGATTGGCTTTCTCGGCATTAAGCATTATGACCTGGCGCGGGATGGCGAAAAAGGGACCGTCTGGGGCGAGCCTGCCGGGGCTGATCTTACGGTTACGCGGCTCAATGCCGACGGTTCCAAAACGGAGGACAAATCAAAAGGTCTGATGATGAGCGGTGACAAGAATTTCCGTCCCGCGGATGCGATTTTTGCTCCTGATGGCTCGCTGTATTTCTGCGACTGGCACAATGTGATCATCGGCCATATGCAGCACAATGTGCGCGATCCCAATCGCGATCATCAACATGGTCGTATCTATCGAATGACCGCCAAGGGACGTCCATTGCAAAAACCGGTTGCCATTGACGGTCAGCCGATTGCCGCATTACTCGACAATCTGAAGTCACCCATTGATGGCATTCGTCACCGGACCCGCGTTGAACTGAGTGAACGCGATTCCGCTGATGTGATCGCTGCGACAAAGGAATGGATCAAGCAGTTTGATCCGAATAAAAAAGAAGACGCACACCACCTGTTGGAAGCACTCTGGTTGCATCAGCAGCACAACGATCGGAATCTGGAATTGCTGGGAGTGCTTTTGAAGTCTCCCGAGCCGCACGCGCGAATTGCTGCGAACACGGTGAAGCATTTGTGGTTCAACGTGGAAGGCACCATGCGTGGCGGTGTGATTGCAGAAACGGAAGAAGCTGAGACACAGAAGTCAGGCATTCTCAGTGATACACCGGAACTCACGACAATTCGCATCGGGACGGTCCGCGAACGGATGCGATACGACGTGACGAAACTGACCGTGAAGCCCGGCAAGAAGGTGAAGCTCACGTTTGCCAACCCGGATTATATGCCTCACAACATTATGCTTGTCAATCCCGGGAAAGCCGATGAAGTTGGTCTGGCGGCGATTGCTTTGGGAGCCAGTGGGTTTTCGGTCGGCTTTATTCCGGAGAGCAAAGAAATTCTCTGGCACAGCAAACTGGTCGATCATGGTCAGGAAGAGGTGATCGAGTTTGTCGCGCCGACAAAAGAGGGTGCGTATCCTTATATCTGCTCGTTCCCCGGACATCACCTGTTGATGCGTGGGACGATGTATGTGACCAACGACCTCAAGACGTTTCTCGAAAAGAATCCGGAGCAGGTCACGAAGGTGACGCAGTGGAAACTGGCTGATCTGGAAAAAGACGTGAAACGTGTGGGACAACATCGGAACTTTATGAGGGGTAAGGAAATCTTCACTAAGCTTGCCTGTGCCCAGTGTCACAAATTAGATAAGGATAGTGTCACCCTCGGCAAGAATCTTTCCGTCGGTCCGAATCTTGATGAAGTTGTGAAGAAGCATAAGCACGACGCCAAAGCAATTCTGGCAGAGATTCTTGAGCCTTCCCGTAAAATTGAGGATAAGTATAAAACGGTACTGCTCCTGCTGGAAGATGGCCGGAGTCTCAATGGGAATATTGTCGCTGAAGATAAGACTTCGTTGACACTCGTCACAGGACCACCGCAAGTGAAGGAACAGAAGATTCTGAAGAGTGATATTGATTTCCAACGCTCTTCACCTGTTTCAATCATGCCGGCCAACTTGCTCAACACGTTGGATAAAGAACAGATCCTCGATTTGCTCGCGTATGTGCTATCGGGAGGAAATGAGAAAGATCCTGCATTCCATCACCATCATTGA